GGCGAATCGCAGACCCGCGACCAGCGTATTCGCCAGGTCTTGTTGCAACGCCGCCAGCGCTTCGAGCGCTTGCGCGAACGCTTGGCCGATGCAGCGTCAACCGCCTTTGTCATCGTGCTGACGGCGGAACGCCTGCCGGTGCTGGAGACGATCGAGCTGCATGCGCAACTGCGCAAGGCCGGACTTGCGGTCGGCGGGCTGGTGATCAACAAGCGTTCGCCGCGCGATGCCGGTGGCTTTCTTGCCGAACGCTGGCGCCAGGAGTCGCTGCATCTGGACACGCTGCGGCAACAGCTACCGGATTTGGAACGTCTGGAGCTGCCGTTGATGCCGAACGATCTGGTCGGAGCCGAGGCACTGGCAGCCTTGTCTGTGCAGTTCGCCGACGCATAGCGGCGCCGGCCAAAAAGTTCGTCAAATCCTTTCGGTACGCTGTTCCGGCGCCGGTTTGTCGTAGCATCGGCACAAGAATTCCCGGGGTGCACGATGAAACTTCTCGTTCGCGGGCTCGCGCCGCTCGCCATGCTGATCCTGCTTGCTGCGACGTATCCGGCAGCCGCCCATGAAACCGAATGTGTCGATGGCACGGCCGAAGGCTACGCCTGCAGCCATGTCGATCTGCTGGCCCATCTGAGCCCGGCCGAACTGGGCGGTATTGCGGGCGAGTCGCTCAACGACGTCTGGGGCTGGACCGACGATGCCGGCACCGAGTACGCCCTGGTCGGCATGATCGAAGGCACCGCCTTCGTGCGACTGCCGCCGATCGGCAGCGAAGCCGAACCGGAGCTGCTGGGCCGCCTGCCGGCCAGTGACGGCGCCAACGGCAACGACTTCAAGTGCCGTCACGACGAGGGCTGTGGCGGATCGAGCTGGCGCGACATCAAGACCTATGCCGGCTACGCCTACATCGTCAGCGAGGCTGACGGTCACGGACTGCAGGTGTTCGACCTGCGGCGTCTGGTGGATGCGCCGGCCGGCAATGCGGTGTTCGACGAGGACGGTCGCTACGACGGTTTCGGCCACGCCCACAACCTCGTCATCAACGAATCCAGCGGCCACGCCTTTGCCGTCGGCAACGGCAATTCCGGCAGCAATTCCAGCGGCGGCCTGCTGATGCTCGATCTAAACGAAGACCCGGTGAACCCGGTCGCCCTGGGGCGCATCGACCTCGACGGCTACGTTCACGATGCGCAGTGCATCGACTACGACGGGCCGGATACCGACTACCGCGGACGCGAGCTGTGTTTCGGCGCGGACGAGGACACGCTCACGGTGTTCGACGTGGAGGAGGGTCCGGCCGCCGCCTCGCTGGTCGCCCGCGTCGGCTATGCCGGCGCCGAATATACGCATCAGGTCTGGCTGTCCGAGGATCGCCGCTACCTGTTCCTCAACGACGAGCTGGACGAATACGACACCGGCTCACGCACGCATCTGCGCGTGTTCGACGTGAGCGATCTCGACGCGATCACGCTGGCCGCCGAGTACGAGGCGCCGACGCTGTCGATCGACCACAACAACTACGTGCACGGGCGCTGGCTCTACCAGACCAACTACACCGCCGGCCTGCGCATCCTCGACATCGCGGATCCGCTGAATCCGGTCGAAGCCGCCTATTTCGACACCCAGCCCGCCCGGGATGCGACGGTGTTCGAAGGCACCTGGAGCAACTACCGCTTCGCCAGCGGGCGCACGCTGCTCAGCGACATCGAGGACGGTCTGTTCGTGGTGATGCCGCGCATTGCCGATCAAGGCGGCGCCGATCTGAACCTCAGCCTGGGATCGGTGGGTGGGCCCGAAAGCCCGTCGGTCCAGCTGAATCTGAGCAACGCCGGTTCGGCCGATGCCTACGATGTATTGATGACGGCACATCTGCCGCGCGACGAAGCCTGGTCGCTGATCGACGCCCCGGGCGCTGCGGACTGCAGCCCGGTCGGCCGTGTCGTGCAGTGCCGACTGGCTTCGATTCAGGCCGGTGAGAGCCTGAGCTTTCTGCTCAACATCGAGATCAATGGCCTGTACACGCAGCTGCCCGCGGTCGCGATGGCCTACGCCGACAGCGCCGACCCCAGCCCCGCCGACAATCTCGCCAAGGCCGATATCGAATCCTTCGTCGGTGACGAAGTTCACGAGGGAGACGATGGCGGTGCCTTGCCGGGCTTGGCCCTGTGCCTGTTCGCTTTGGGCGCCCTGGCGCGTTGCAGTCAAACGGCTCAGCCCAACGTCGGATAGTCGGTGTAGCCCTCGGCCCCGCCGCCGTAGAAGGTGTCGCGGTTCGGCTCGTTCAGCGGCGCGCCTTCGCGCAGGCGTCGTGGCAGATCGGGATTGGCGATGAAGGCGCGTCCGAAGGCCACCAGATCGGTCGCGCCGCTCTCGATCGCCGCCCCCGCCATCGCGCCGTCGTAGCCATTGTTGGCGATCCATGCTCCGGCAAAGGACTGGCGCAGCGCCAGGAAGTCAAAGCCCTTGAGATCGCGCGGGCCTTGGGTCGCGCCTTCGATTACGTGGATATAGGCCAGCCCGAACGGCGCCAGCCGTTCCACGGCGCGGCCGAACAGGGCCTGCGGATCGCTGTCGTAGGCGTCGTTGGCCGGGCTCACCGGCGACAGTCGCAGGCCGGTGCGGTCTCCGCCGATCTCGTCCGTCACCGCCTGCGCCACCTCGTACAGAAAGCGCGTGCGGTTTTCGATGCTGCCGCCGTATTCATCCTCGCGCCGGTTGCTGGAGTCCTTGAGAAACTGATCGATCAGGTAGCCGTTGGCACCGTGGATCTCCACGCCGTCGAATCCGGCGTCCATGGCGTTGCGCGCGGCGCGGCGATAGTCCTCGACGATCGCGGGAATCTCGTCGAGGCGCAGCGCCCGGGGCTCGGAGACGTCAGCGAATCCGCTTTCGATGAAGGTCTTGGTGTCGGCACGGATCGCGGACGGCGCCACCGGCACCTCGCCCTCGGGCAGCAGGCTCAGGTGCGAGACGCGGCCCACGTGCCACAGTTGGAGCACCATGCATCCGCCGGCGGCATGCACCGCGTCCGTGACCTTGTGCCAGCCGGCGACCTGTTCCGGCGAATGAATTCCCGGCGTGCGCAGATAGCCCTGGCCCAAGGGACTGATCTGGGTCGCTTCGCTGATGATCAGGCCGGCGCTGGCGCGCTGCGCGTAGTAGGTGGCATGCAAGTTGGTGGGAACATTGCCGTCCGCGGCGCGGTTGCGCGTCAGCGGCGCCATGGCGATGCGGTTGGCGAGCCTCAGGGCACCGACTGAAATCGGGTCGAACAAGGGGGATGGGGCGGTCATCCGAAGCTCCGGTGTCGGGAAGGGGTGAATCACTATACGAAATCGAATCGCACCCGGAGATGAATTTTGTCGTTCATGGCCCCGGACGCAAAGCGTGGCCCGTTCTGGCATAGTTGCGCCCGTTTTTTCCGGGACTGCAAGGAACTGAGCGCCGCCATGACCACCACCTCGTTTCCCAAAGAGGACATCAAGGTTCTGCTGTTGGAGGGCCTCGCCCCGACCGCCGTCGAAACCTTCCGTGCCGCGGGCTACAGCAACATCGAGTATCACGAGAAGTCGCTGCCGCCCGCCGAGCTGGCCGCGGCTGTGGCCGATGCGCATATCGTCGGCATCCGCTCACGCAGCCACCTCACCGCCGATATCTTCCAGAATTCCCGCCGGCTGATGGCCGTGGGCTGTTTCTGCATCGGCACCAATCAGGTCGCGCTCGATGCCGCGCAGGCACGCGGCATCCCGGTGTTCAATGCACCGTATTCGAATACCCGCAGCGTCGCCGAGCTGGTGATCGCCGAAGCGGTGATGCTGATGCGCCGCATCCCCGAGAAGAACATGGTCTGCCATCGTGGCGGCTGGGCCAAGAGCGCAGCCGGCAGCTACGAGGTCCGCGACAAGGTATTGGGCATCGTCGGCTACGGACATATCGGTACGCAGGTCGGCGTGCTCGCCGAAAGCATGGGCATGCGCGTGATCTATTACGACATCGAGACCCAGCTCGCACTTGGCAATGCCAGAGCCACCGCCAGTCTCGATGATCTGCTGGCGCGTGCCGACATCGTGACGCTGCATGTGCCGGAAACGCCGTCCACGCGCATGATGATGTCCGAACCGCAGCTGGCCGCGATGAAGCAGGACGCGGTGCTGATCAACGCCTCGCGCGGCACCGTGGTCGATATCGATGCGCTCGCCGGACACCTGCGCAGCAAGCATCTGGCCGGCGCCGCGATCGATGTGTTCCCGGTGGAGCCGACCGGCAACAGCGATCCCTTCGAATCGCCGCTGGTGGGCATGGACAATGTGATCCTGACACCGCATATCGGCGGTTCCACCGGCGAGGCGCAGCAGAACATCGGCCTGGAAGTGGCCGCCAAACTGGTGCGATACAGCGACAACGGTTCGACCCTGTCGGCCGTGAACTTCCCGGAAGTGTCGCTGCCGGAGCACATGGACAGCCGCCGCCTGCTGCACATCCACGAGAACGTGCCGGGCATGCTCAGCCGCATCAACGAGCTGTTCTCGGCCGGTGAAGTCAACGTGGACGCGCAGTTCCTGCAGACGCGCGGCAAGGTCGGTTACGTGGTCATCGACGTCAGCGCCTCGGAAGCCCAGGCCAAGCAGTTGAAGGACGGCCTCGCGGCGATTCCGGGAACGCTGAAGACGCGGCTGCTTTACTAGCAGTCCTGTTTCTGATTCGGCCGGGCGGGTTTGCGCGCGGCTGAGTACAGTGTTGGCTCCCGTGACTTGGAGCAGTCGATGACACCGCGCATTCCGTTCTGGGATCGTCTCAAGTTCTTTCTGGAACGGCAGTTCGTCAAGGGCCCGCACTATCAGTTGCTGGCAGTGGCGGCGCTGATCGGGCTGATCTCGCTGATCGGCGGGCTCGCCGTCATCGATACCGGCGCGCCGTTGGACGCCACCGGCAGCGCGGTGTGGTGGGCGTTCCTGCGGCTGACCGACCCCGGCTACCTCGGCGACGATGTCGGTGCCTGGCGGCGCACGGTTTCCACCATCCTGACGATCAGCGGCTACGTGGTGTTTCTCGGCGCGCTGGTCGCGATTCTCACGCAATGGCTCAACACCAAGATGCGTCAGCTCGAACAGGGACTCACGCCGGTGGCGACGCGCGGCCATGTCGTGATCCTGGGCTGGACCAATCGCACCATGCCGGTGGTGCGCGAGCTGATGCTGTCAACCGGGCGGCTGCGCCGCTTCCTGCGCAGCCGCGGCACGCGTTCGCTGCAACTGGTGATCCTGGCCCGTGAAATGAGCGCGGCGCAGGCGCAGGCGCTGCGCGACGATCCTGCGATCGGCCGCCGCGCGCGCGACATCGTGCTGCGCTCCGGCAACGCGCTCAACGTCGAGCATCTGCAACGCGTCTCCTGCGGCACGGCCTCGGCGATCATTCTGCCCAGCGAGGTCTTCGGCGAAAGCGAACTGATTTCCTCGGATGTGCAGACCGTCAAGACTTTGATGACGATCGAGGGTGAGGCGCTGGCCGCAGGGCGCGCACCGCCGTATGTCGTGGCCGAGCTTCAGGACGCGCGCAAGGTGTCGGTGGCGCGCAGCGCGTATCACGGGCCGCTCGAGGT
The sequence above is drawn from the Gammaproteobacteria bacterium genome and encodes:
- a CDS encoding choice-of-anchor B family protein, with protein sequence MKLLVRGLAPLAMLILLAATYPAAAHETECVDGTAEGYACSHVDLLAHLSPAELGGIAGESLNDVWGWTDDAGTEYALVGMIEGTAFVRLPPIGSEAEPELLGRLPASDGANGNDFKCRHDEGCGGSSWRDIKTYAGYAYIVSEADGHGLQVFDLRRLVDAPAGNAVFDEDGRYDGFGHAHNLVINESSGHAFAVGNGNSGSNSSGGLLMLDLNEDPVNPVALGRIDLDGYVHDAQCIDYDGPDTDYRGRELCFGADEDTLTVFDVEEGPAAASLVARVGYAGAEYTHQVWLSEDRRYLFLNDELDEYDTGSRTHLRVFDVSDLDAITLAAEYEAPTLSIDHNNYVHGRWLYQTNYTAGLRILDIADPLNPVEAAYFDTQPARDATVFEGTWSNYRFASGRTLLSDIEDGLFVVMPRIADQGGADLNLSLGSVGGPESPSVQLNLSNAGSADAYDVLMTAHLPRDEAWSLIDAPGAADCSPVGRVVQCRLASIQAGESLSFLLNIEINGLYTQLPAVAMAYADSADPSPADNLAKADIESFVGDEVHEGDDGGALPGLALCLFALGALARCSQTAQPNVG
- a CDS encoding alkene reductase, translated to MTAPSPLFDPISVGALRLANRIAMAPLTRNRAADGNVPTNLHATYYAQRASAGLIISEATQISPLGQGYLRTPGIHSPEQVAGWHKVTDAVHAAGGCMVLQLWHVGRVSHLSLLPEGEVPVAPSAIRADTKTFIESGFADVSEPRALRLDEIPAIVEDYRRAARNAMDAGFDGVEIHGANGYLIDQFLKDSSNRREDEYGGSIENRTRFLYEVAQAVTDEIGGDRTGLRLSPVSPANDAYDSDPQALFGRAVERLAPFGLAYIHVIEGATQGPRDLKGFDFLALRQSFAGAWIANNGYDGAMAGAAIESGATDLVAFGRAFIANPDLPRRLREGAPLNEPNRDTFYGGGAEGYTDYPTLG
- the serA gene encoding phosphoglycerate dehydrogenase, coding for MTTTSFPKEDIKVLLLEGLAPTAVETFRAAGYSNIEYHEKSLPPAELAAAVADAHIVGIRSRSHLTADIFQNSRRLMAVGCFCIGTNQVALDAAQARGIPVFNAPYSNTRSVAELVIAEAVMLMRRIPEKNMVCHRGGWAKSAAGSYEVRDKVLGIVGYGHIGTQVGVLAESMGMRVIYYDIETQLALGNARATASLDDLLARADIVTLHVPETPSTRMMMSEPQLAAMKQDAVLINASRGTVVDIDALAGHLRSKHLAGAAIDVFPVEPTGNSDPFESPLVGMDNVILTPHIGGSTGEAQQNIGLEVAAKLVRYSDNGSTLSAVNFPEVSLPEHMDSRRLLHIHENVPGMLSRINELFSAGEVNVDAQFLQTRGKVGYVVIDVSASEAQAKQLKDGLAAIPGTLKTRLLY